TTTCTATGGGTATATCTGGTACTGAGGTTGCCAGGGAGGCTTCCGATATCATCTTAATGACCGACGATTTTTCTGCTATTGTGAATGCTATCAAATGGGGAAGGTGTGTTGGGTcttctattaaaaaatttattcagTTCCAATTGACTGTTAATATCACTGCAGTTGTGTTAACATTTGTTTCTGCCGTTGCATCTAAAGAAGAGAAATCGGTTTTAACAGCGGTCCAGTTGTTATGGGTGAATTTAATTATGGATACGTTGGCTGCCTTGGCTCTTGCTACCGATAAGCCTGATAAGTATATTTTGGATAGAAAGCCAAAGGGAAGAAACGCTCCCTTGATCGCCGTATGTATGTGGAAAATGATTCTAGGACAAGCCACTTTGCAATTAGCAGTCACTTTTACTTTGCATTTTGCAGGCGAACAGATCTTTTTCGGCAAAGGTGCCAAAGTGACGGATCACCAAAAGGAGCAAATAAGTGCGCTAACTTTTAACACCTTTGTGTGGCTACAATTTTTCAAGTTAATTGTCACCAGAAAATTGGACGAAGGAGatggtattaaaaaagttaaagaCAGAATTACCAAGGAaaatttagatttttttgaaaatttgtttagaaattattattttattgtgaTTATATCCATTATTGGGGGCTTCCAAGTCTTGATTATGTTTGTTGGCGGTGCTGCGTTTTCTATTGCAAAACAAACGGGTGCTATGTGGGCGACTGCTATTATCTGTGGTATGCTTTCTTTACCCGTAGGTGTCATCATTAGGATTATACCAGATGAATGGGCTGTTAAAGCTTATCCATCAAGAATTATGGACCCATTATTCTATATTATTGGATTCGAGTTTATGAGAAAGGGCAATAAGACCAAGATACGGACCGACGATCATAGAGCTGTTGAAGAAGAACATTCACTATTGAAGAATGAAAGCACTGACAATATTATAAGAACTCAGGTGTTTGAGCGAGCCAAGGATGATTTCAgaagaaataatttaaagaaTGAAAATACCTTGAATCCGGTAAAGATGTATCAGAAGTGGAGGAGAAAATCTGATGCATCAGTGAATTCTCATAGCGAAGCAAGTGAAGACCTGTCCTCAATTATCGCACCCCTAACCATGGTACCGACATTGGTTGGTGGTGCTGTGGGCGGATTTTCTGCTATAGGTCAAGAAACATCACATACatagaattttttttttttttttttcatctttttatagttattattaattattgcTAAGgctcccttttttttttattactaaatAGATACAGCAGATTCATATCCTggcttttaaaatttattcatCATatgcattattatttgaaaccCTGTTCTAATTTTCGTTTAATACACTTTTGCTATTATTTaactcattttttaaagtttttgcAAAATCACTATAGATAGGGTAAAACTTATCAacatttttgaaaactgtctttaaatcaattaaaaatttaatttcttcTATGAATTCTTTGTTTTCATCAACAGCAACACTTCCACTCACAGTAGTCTTATCTCTTAAAGAGGTAACTAAATTATCTTGTAGCTCTAATAAACTGCTCTTAAATTCACTTATACTTACactttgtttgttttctgcttgtataatatcatttaatttttggaaaCATTTGTGAACTGTGGtaactctttttttaattgtattcaattttattatcttcaaTCTTATTTGCTCGTGGATAGCATCATCGtttgaattatttgttCCATACGCCTTATTTAGTATAGCTATTTGATTGCCCATTTTATTAAGGTCATTTTCTAATGAACTGAGCGAATTGGATAAAGTATCAATATAGAACTCCAATTTAGTCTTCTTCGAACCCGatacatatatttcttCAATAGGTTCTTCTAACTGTTTAACGCAAGTTCCCAATTCAGAAGTCAAGGTCTCTGCATAATAATCAAACTTGGAAAGCAAATTATTTGCCAAAGGTtgtaattcttttaatttttctacaGAAGGTGTATTTTTGGTGCTGTTTTGTGATTGAGCTGGTGAAAGCAAGATATCTAGATATACATGGGGAACGAAATCTGGATCAAAAAACATTTGCAGTAATGcatcttcattatttttgttgttccCTTGCATAGAGTTATTCATTTTGTTGCTCTccttgtttatttttttttcttccttttaatgcaatatttaatttttatgaGTTTCTGTTGGCTTGAATATGTTGGATGGAATGCATTAGGaagaaaaactaaaaaaaaaaaaaaaaaaaaaaaaaaaaaaaaaaaataaaataaaataaaaataaaaaataaattttttttttttttcgctttcattttcttttttcgtTTTGGAGATAAATGAAAACATATCAATTCCCTTGAAAAAGATACATCCAGATATCTACtaatacatacatatatatatatatataatcgTTATATTCAAATACTATAGACAGAACATAAACCTTGAGAACCAGCCACGTATAAATCCCCGGATATTTGATTTATCtcaaaacttttaatagttttatCCTCACAAACTAGATACTCAACGTGATAATCACCATCTTTTCCAGTTATATCAAATACAATGTTAGCATCAATCCCAGAAGATACAAAAACTGTTTTTGAATTATAAGTgaccaatttattaataggTGTACCCTTTTGGAACGAAAATACTTTGACAGGTCTTTCCAAGCTGTTCAAATTCCAAAGGGCTATGGTGCCATTTTCATAACCACTAACTATGAAGTTTTGCGAAAAATTTGTAATTGCCGTACATGGTGATGTAAATAAAGATGGTATTTGGAAGATTTGTCTTTTTGTATAGAGATCATGACAAGTTATAACACCAGAACAGTGGCCCGCTACTACCTTTTTGCCCTCAGTACCAAATTCTAATTCATTTGCTGTTTGTGTAGTCTCTTCATTTTGTCCAGATAAAAGTGCCATGCATTGTATACCAtcgtatttattttcttttctacTAAAAGTATGTAAGCATTTCCCACTACCACATTCCCATAACTTAATGGTTCCATCTTTTGAACAGCTAATAAAATTACGGCCCCGTTCAATTAAACTTAACTCTGTAATAGTTTGTCTATGGCCAGTAAACGTTCTTGGGTTACCACCATCATCCAAAGaccaaatttttattttcatatcCATGGAGCCGGAAAGTAAAACCTTATTGCTGGGGAAAACTTTTAAACAGGTTATTTCTTCTTCGTGTGCACCATCAAacgttttaattttttcagaAATTCCATTGTTCAAAACTGAAATATTACCCAATGAGTCACCTAATACAACAAATGAATTTCTTTCGTGTGAAATAGCCAGTGAGGTGTAATCTTTTTCCAATCCTTGAGTATCTTTGTTAGATTTTTTAGAAGTTATAAATTGAACTCGCCACTCGTCATTATTCACAGATGGGTTGTTAGCAAGAGCGAAAGAGTAATGGTTCTCTGAAAGTTTTTGGAAGTTTTTTGAAAAGGTCAATTCATCggctttatttttaaaaatttgaatattttgttCATCTTGTAGAGTATATGGATCTGATTGTACGTTGATATAAAAGTGCTCTTTGCTCAACTTACCTGCTGCTACATCTTCTATACAATCTTTAAAATCAGGTTGAATTTGTAGGTATAACAAGTTTGTTTCATGCATGATTATTCCTTAATTTTAAGTAACAATATAAGGATACTTACTAGGATTTTTCATCTCGTAGAAAAGTTTAAGATTTAAGGACTTTAATGCTATTCCATTGCAGATTTTAGAATTTTATGAATGTTATCTTTCAACAAGTTTTTGCACATAcgtaaaaagaaagaggaaaaaaaaaggaaaaggtaAAAGTCCGTAAAATCGGTCTCGGACAAAATAGATATTGTCAAtcataattaataataacctGCTACAAAGTGATATGTTTTTGAACAGGTGTCTGTTATGCAAGTGTTTCTAAGCCTATTTCCGTTTTAGGACATAAATTATACATTTGGATTATTGAAagttttttccttttattttctccCCCCtcaagcaaaaaaaaaacgcgTAAAAACGCGTTAAAATAACTTGCTACAcgtaaaataaattgagcTTTCTAGCGAGAATTagaaaatagtaaaaaataaaaaaaactttccTGTTTCATTAATATACTTCTTTTAACACTTGCCAGATTATTAAACACTCATATAATTACTTAAACAAGCTGTACAACGAAAGTATCAACAACAAgctaataaaaaacattcTAATTACAAGATGAGTCATTCAATCTCTAAAGGtgaattattttctatttttacaaAAGAAGAGAAGTTTAAAAATCCAACTGGTGGCGTTTTCAAAATTCTTAGTGTCAAGAAAAACGATAGAGAGAGGAAGagttgtttatttgtaataTATGATGGCGAGTATAATacaaaatgtttatttaaagatGCTGCTTTTGAAAAAGCCTTTGAGAGCAATTTGGAACCAGGAAATGTTTTCCGTGTTCTTGTTGCCAGTACCGCTGTTTTAccacaaaagaaaaagtgtGTTTTAGTTGTAGAAGATGTAgaaattttagaaaaaaaccGTCTACCTCCAAACCAACAAACTGGTATATTTTTAGATTCATATTTGTTTGAACATCCCGAGTTGAGTGCGGTTCCTGAATTCAGAGGCGCTGGTTTTAATGCTCAACCAAATAAAGGGGCTCCTCAACCACCCCAAATAAACCCTACAAAACCATTACAACAACACTCT
This Saccharomycodes ludwigii strain NBRC 1722 chromosome II, whole genome shotgun sequence DNA region includes the following protein-coding sequences:
- the COG7 gene encoding Golgi transport complex subunit COG7 (similar to Saccharomyces cerevisiae YGL005C | COG7 | Conserved Oligomeric Golgi complex), with the translated sequence MNNSMQGNNKNNEDALLQMFFDPDFVPHVYLDILLSPAQSQNSTKNTPSVEKLKELQPLANNLLSKFDYYAETLTSELGTCVKQLEEPIEEIYVSGSKKTKLEFYIDTLSNSLSSLENDLNKMGNQIAILNKAYGTNNSNDDAIHEQIRLKIIKLNTIKKRVTTVHKCFQKLNDIIQAENKQSVSISEFKSSLLELQDNLVTSLRDKTTVSGSVAVDENKEFIEEIKFLIDLKTVFKNVDKFYPIYSDFAKTLKNELNNSKSVLNEN
- the RPN14 gene encoding Rpn14p (similar to Saccharomyces cerevisiae YGL004C | RPN14 | Regulatory Particle Non-ATPase), translated to MHETNLLYLQIQPDFKDCIEDVAAGKLSKEHFYINVQSDPYTLQDEQNIQIFKNKADELTFSKNFQKLSENHYSFALANNPSVNNDEWRVQFITSKKSNKDTQGLEKDYTSLAISHERNSFVVLGDSLGNISVLNNGISEKIKTFDGAHEEEITCLKVFPSNKVLLSGSMDMKIKIWSLDDGGNPRTFTGHRQTITELSLIERGRNFISCSKDGTIKLWECGSGKCLHTFSRKENKYDGIQCMALLSGQNEETTQTANELEFGTEGKKVVAGHCSGVITCHDLYTKRQIFQIPSLFTSPCTAITNFSQNFIVSGYENGTIALWNLNSLERPVKVFSFQKGTPINKLVTYNSKTVFVSSGIDANIVFDITGKDGDYHVEYLVCEDKTIKSFEINQISGDLYVAGSQGLCSVYSI